The Pseudarthrobacter sp. BIM B-2242 region CGGGACCTGGGTTGCCAGGACAGCGCCGGCAACGGCGCCCGACAGGGCAAACGCTATGGTGGCCATGACCGTGAGATTGATGCCCACCACGCCGGCGGCATAGCTGTTGACCGCACAGGCGCTGAGAGCCTTGCCGGTGAGTGTCCGTTCGAAGAACATGGCGAGGGCGACGTAGGCCACCAGGGTGATGCCGATAACCCAGAACGCCTGCTGGGGCAGCGATGCGCCGGCAATGTTCACGGGGCCGCCGGCGGTGATCGGATCAAATTGGCGCGGGCCGGTTCCGAAGACCAGCTGCAGGACAGACCGGATAACAATGCCAACCCCGAGGGTCACGATCGTCTGTACCAGCAGGCCCTGCTTGCGGAGCGGGAAAATGGCCAGGTGGTACATCAGGACGCTCGCTACGGCTCCCGTCAGCGCGCCGACACCGATGGCGGCAAGCGGGGGAAGGACAGCCGAAGCGACAACCGCCCCGAATGCGCCAGCGACAGCGATGTCGCCCTGGGCAAAGTTGACCATTCCTGTCATGCGATGGATCACCACGTAGCCGATGCCCATCGAACCGTAAATGGCGCCCACGGCTAGCGCGGAAAGCACTAGTTGCAACGCAACTTCCATGAGAAGCCTCTCTCAAAAACAGTGGAGCCCGGAACCGATTGGTTTACGAGCATTGACATACAAGCGTTCGTTCGTTTTGATGGAGTCTACGAGCGTGACGCAGATCATGTCAACGCTCGCCCCAACTCTCCGCACCGGCAATGTTGCCGGGATGAAAGGCAGACCCATGCGTCGTAATTTGAGTTCCACATTCAACCGGAGGACCTTCGGCGCCATTGCCGCAGCGGGCGTTCTGGCCGCGTCCCTGACGGCCTGCGGGGCCAACGCCGCAGGCGGCGGGACCGAGGCATACAAGGTTGGCGTCCTGGTCGGCTTGACAGGCAGCTATGCCGCCCTGGGCGAGCCCGAGCGCAAGGCAATCGAGCTGTACTTCGAGGACGTCAACGCGTCCGGCGGTGTCAACGGCAAGAAGGTTGAACTTGTGGTCCTGGACAGCACCAGCGATGAGGGCAACGCCGTCAACCAGCTCCGCAAGCTGGCCACCCAGGAGCAGGTCCATGCTGTTCTTGGCCCCAGCTCCAGTGGGGAATCGATTGCCCTGAAGTCCTTCGCCAAGTCCCTGAAGCTGCCCGTCATCTCGCTGGCTTCATCTTCCGCGATCGTTTCGCCGGCGGCAGAGGCGACCTACATGTTCAAGGAATACACAGACACCAAACTCTCCCTCCAGGCACAGCTCGCGCTGGCCAAAGACAAGGGTTGGACCAAGATCGCACTGCTGGCCACGAATGACGGCTACGGCCAGGATGCGGTCAAGACCATCGAACCGCTGGTCAAGGAGGCGGGCGTGGAGCTCGTTGCCAACGAAGTGTTCAACGCAACCTCCACGGACGTCACCGCCCAGCTTTCCAAGATCGCGTCGGCTGCGCCCGATGTGGTTCTGGTGTGGGCCGTGAACCCGGCCAACGCGATCGTTGCCAAGAGCGCTGCGTCCATCAACTTCAAACCGATACTCTTCCACTCCCCCGGCGCGGGCTCACCCGCCTATATAGACAACGCTGGCGCCGCAGGCGAGAACACCCTGCTGCAGGGTTCCAAGGTGCTCGCGGCGGCCGACGTGAAGGAAAGCGATCCCCAGTACAAGGTGGTGCGCAACCTCGTGGACAAATACACAGCAAAGTACAACGAGGCCCCCGGCCAGTACTCCGCGAACGGCTGGGATGGAGCCATGCTCCTGGAGAACGCGCTCAAGAACCTCAAGAGTGAACCCTCCGGCCTCCAGGACACGCGTGACGCCATCAGGGATTCCCTGGAAAACAACACCAAAGACCTGACCGCCGTCAACGCCATCTACACGTTTACACCCGAATACCACGGCCCCACAGGGCTCACCGGGTTGACCGTGCTGGCGGTCAAGGACGGAAAGTTCGTCGTCGAAAAGACGTACTGACCACTACGAACAAAGCGCGAACGCCCGGCTGGAATCTCCAGCCGGGCGTTCTGGCGTGCACTCCGCCGTCGGGTGGCGGCATCTCTGCGCCAAGAGCCGGCTTTAGCGCCGGGATCCCACGCCTCGATTAGGGAACTAGGCAGCACCCCGCCGGACGCGCTCGTCAGCGTCCTTGACGTTCAGCTCACGCAGGGCAAGCCGCGTGTAGATGCGGACAATTTCCTCGAGCGAGAACCGGCCACCGGGCTTGAACCAGCTGGCAATGTGCGTCGCCTGCGCCACGAAGCTGTACACATGGATTTTGGGGTCGATGACGTCAGCGAGGCCGTCCTTGCCTGCAGCACGAACCAGCTTTTCAAGGATCAGCTCATAGTCCGCACGCTTCTTGATGACTACTTCACGGGCCTCCTGGGGCAGCGAGCGCAGCTCGGCGTTGCCGATGAAGACTTCCTGGGCCCGCTCGGCGTGGAAGGTGATGTGCTCGGCGAGCGCAGCCTGGAGCAGGTCCACACTGTCGCCACCCTCCGCTCCGGCAATGGCTTCCTCAACGCGTTCGAGCAGATCATCGATGATCCCGCCCATGATCTGCAGGAGGAGGTGTTCTTTGCTGTCGATATGGTTATAGAGGCTGCCGACCTTTAGCCCGGCAGCGGAGGCAACCTGGCGCAGTGTGGTGGCGTCGTAGCCGCGCTCGAAGAAGAGCTTGGCCGCGCCCTCCCTAATGGTGTGGGCCGTGTTTCGTTCAGCTCGTACAGTCATGCTGGCCGCCTCCTTTCAACGTCGTGTTCGTGGTGGTCCCTATCCTAACAAGCGTCCGCTTCTGGTGA contains the following coding sequences:
- a CDS encoding ABC transporter substrate-binding protein is translated as MRRNLSSTFNRRTFGAIAAAGVLAASLTACGANAAGGGTEAYKVGVLVGLTGSYAALGEPERKAIELYFEDVNASGGVNGKKVELVVLDSTSDEGNAVNQLRKLATQEQVHAVLGPSSSGESIALKSFAKSLKLPVISLASSSAIVSPAAEATYMFKEYTDTKLSLQAQLALAKDKGWTKIALLATNDGYGQDAVKTIEPLVKEAGVELVANEVFNATSTDVTAQLSKIASAAPDVVLVWAVNPANAIVAKSAASINFKPILFHSPGAGSPAYIDNAGAAGENTLLQGSKVLAAADVKESDPQYKVVRNLVDKYTAKYNEAPGQYSANGWDGAMLLENALKNLKSEPSGLQDTRDAIRDSLENNTKDLTAVNAIYTFTPEYHGPTGLTGLTVLAVKDGKFVVEKTY
- a CDS encoding TetR/AcrR family transcriptional regulator is translated as MTVRAERNTAHTIREGAAKLFFERGYDATTLRQVASAAGLKVGSLYNHIDSKEHLLLQIMGGIIDDLLERVEEAIAGAEGGDSVDLLQAALAEHITFHAERAQEVFIGNAELRSLPQEAREVVIKKRADYELILEKLVRAAGKDGLADVIDPKIHVYSFVAQATHIASWFKPGGRFSLEEIVRIYTRLALRELNVKDADERVRRGAA
- a CDS encoding branched-chain amino acid ABC transporter permease; this encodes MLSALAVGAIYGSMGIGYVVIHRMTGMVNFAQGDIAVAGAFGAVVASAVLPPLAAIGVGALTGAVASVLMYHLAIFPLRKQGLLVQTIVTLGVGIVIRSVLQLVFGTGPRQFDPITAGGPVNIAGASLPQQAFWVIGITLVAYVALAMFFERTLTGKALSACAVNSYAAGVVGINLTVMATIAFALSGAVAGAVLATQVPTSFITVGAGFALGLKGFIAAILGGFDKIGLTLAGGFLIALVENVASRSISTAHSETILFVLLIALLILRPQGLTRKLVVERV